One Nicotiana sylvestris chromosome 12, ASM39365v2, whole genome shotgun sequence genomic window carries:
- the LOC138883573 gene encoding uncharacterized protein, with amino-acid sequence MGSFAFISAHERQLALDIQSLANLMGSAKEVSIGEDGVLRLKGRLCVPNVDGLRERILEEEHSSRYSIHPGATKMYRDLRQHYWWLRMKKDTVEYVVRYLNCQQFLDQKACDLSFMVGKKVLLKVSLMKGIMRFGRKGKLSPKFICPFEVLRRVGEVAYELDLPLSLSEVHPVFHVSMLWRYHTDLSHVLEFSTIQLDESLGYEEELVAIVARQDHQLRSKRISVVRV; translated from the exons ATGGGTAGTTTTGCATTCATTTCAGCACATGAGAGGcaactagctttggacattcagtccttggctaacctAATG ggtagtgccaaggaagtttctattggcgaggatggtgtccTGCGACTCAagggtcgtctatgtgttcctaatgtcgatggcttaagggagaggattctagaggaggaaCACAGTTctcgatattccattcatccaggtgctacgaagatgtatcgggacctgagacaacattattggtggcttcggatgaagaaagacacagTTGAGTATGTAGTTAGATACCTAAATTGCCAACAG TTCCTGGATCAGAAGGCGTGTGATTTGTCCTTTATGGTAGgcaagaaggttctcttgaaagtctcgttgatgaagggtattatgagattcgggagGAAGGGTAAGCTGAGCCCCAAGTTTATatgcccatttgaggtgttgaggcgagttggggaggttgcttatgagcttgatcTACCTCTCAGCCTATCAGAggttcatccagtttttcacgtgtctatgctctggaggtatcacacCGACTTGTCACATGTGTTAGAATTTAGCactattcagctagatgagagcttgggttatgaggaggagctagttGCCATTGTTGCTAGACAGGATcaccagttgagatccaagaggatttccgtAGTAAGGGTCTAA